TAGATCTACTTTTTAAAGAAAAATAACAGGCCAACCAAGAGTACTCTGCCAACaaatcaaaatgacttataatttaggatcgAGGAAAACTTTATTAATTTcaactaagtttatagaaaatattgttAATATATATGACTCTAATAAGTAAATACTCCTttaattctaaattataagacgttttagtctttctagatacattactttACCATGTGTATAGACATGGTGTGCATATCAAAATATACATGTctagaaaaaaattaaaaactcttataatttggaaaatAGAGGGAGTACATTATCCAATTGTTTTCGGAAAAAGTAAAGTTTATTTCGATCTCTATCTAAGTTTTACACTTAATAAAACTTAATTTGATATtatttaattttataaattatagTACTTTGTACTGTTTGGCTTGGAGTAAGAGGTGTTATAGTTCATGAAAGATGAAACAGTGTTAGGTGATCATTCTTCTTCCTTGTGAAACTCGGTAATTTTTCTTGTATAAAAAGCAATGTTGGAGTGACTGGTCGTTTGCCTcattaaggggtgtttggttctttagtcgctcctaaaatttatgtcacgtcgaatatttagatactaataagaagcattaaatatagattaattataaaaccaattacatagatggaggttaatttgcgagacaaaattttaagcctaattaatccgccattagcacatgttactgtagcaccacgttgtcagatcgtggactaattaggcttaaaagattcgtctcataaattagtcacaagttgtgcaattagtttcgtaattaatctatatttaatactccatgcatatatctaaacattcaatgtgatatgaattttaggagctcatgtaaaaccaaacatgccctaagccTACCACACTGGCATTCTCGTTGgccagaaagagaagaaaaattgGTGCACGTAGACACTGTAGCTTCGTTGCGTGCACGACTATAATGCACGTTGCAGAAATTTGCATAGGGCGAACCGTGGAAGGATTAACCGATTAAGAGCTGCAAACACACGTTGATGACTTAATTAACATAGTTTCCATGAACAGTAGTTCAGACACTGAATTTTTTTATGAGTTTTATCTATATTCAATAGGTTACTACATAAATATTTTTAGTAATATGACAATGATTTTAAAAGCAGAGAGAAGAAATGGGTTCTTTTAGCACAATTATCAACTGTATATAAATCATGAAATTAGATGTCTACAAAATAATAGAAAGAAACTATATATTAAGAATGAATATTTAATCTATACTTTTTATGTTATATGATATATAAAACAATATCAATTCTTCATTGAGAATGGTTAATGCGCTACTGTAATAGCCTAAGCCCGATCCCTCTAGTTTTTGCTAGTTTTAAAAATCTAGCTTTTGAAAACTTGGTGGATCAAACAGGCTCGTTTTTCTACCGGTTTTTAATAGATTCTTGAAAATCAGGAAGCTGTTGATATCCAACTTTTATCGGTTTTTTTTGACTCATAGAGCTGTAAATGAAGTCAGATTCTTAAAAACCggggatccaaacaccccaccAATTTTTATTTAGAATCTAGATTTTAGAAACTAAggggtgtttagttcgcgaaatgaaaatatTTGGATGTCACATCTGATGTTTCGgagatgtcggaaggggttttcggatactaataaaaaaaactaattacatagctcgtctggaaactgcgagacgaatttattaagcctaattaatctatcattagcgcatggtagttactgtagcacttatggctaattatggactaattagtcttaaaacattcatctcgcgatttccaaccaaactgtgcaattagttttttcgtatatatttaatacttcatgcatgtgccgcaagattcgatgtgatagtttggggtgaaattttttgaaaactaaaccaggcctaataAAGGCAAAAACCGATTTTAAGATTCTGAAACTAATCAAACAGGACATAAAACGGCAGGTGCGGAcgtgccaagttgacagttaatatgttcgcttgttggttttagtcaGGACTTATCAGCTAGCTAATTGGttttgttcggcttaccccatatttggcTTATTCGActtttttttcagccgaaatagtatttttctctcacaacaatttaaccgaaacagtatttttcggtcagtttcagccaaaattctgctaGCCGAACAAAGCCAGTATTTCCTCTCACAACGAACCAACGCCGATCAGACTTATCAGTCCATAGACCAACCAGCCTCTAggctgaggccttgtttagattgcaagttttttcactctctctccatcacatcaaatctttggacatatgcatgaagtattaaatataaacaaaaaaaaataattaattatacagtttgattgtaaattatgagacgaattttttgagcctagttagaccataattagataataattatcaaatacaaacgaaagtgctatagtaccaaATACTGGTTGCTAACCCCAGTCTAAACAAGGCGTGAGTAGCACTATGCGAGAACAACTCCCAGTTCGCTACACGCTTACCGAACCTGACGTTCGGGACCCACCAGCCAGTGAGACATTAACCCGACACAAGGACAGGTTATTGGTCACGCGCCCCGTCACCCATTTCCTCGTCGCCAAACCAATAATTTGGGGGAAAACTCCAATTGCGGCGGGCAAAAATATTTTTCTCCGTTTTTTCAGCCCCAATTCTGACTCGCCGGTGGCGGCCCGatctcgccggaaccctagaGGGTGAGTCCCCCGCCGTCTCCCCCGAATCTGCTTCCTTTCCTCGCAAATTCTTTTATCCCTGCCTCAATTCGAGCTGCTCCACGCGGTTTCCCCACACGGATTTGGTCAGAGCTCGCCGGGATTCGCGGCCCGCTCGCTCCCTATCGGAGAATCTGCGTCCGGGCTTGCTCGAAGCTCTATTCTGTCAGCGGCGTTGCTGAATTTGGCCGTGGAAGCGACCTCCCGAGTTTGCGTGCTCCCGAGGTGATTCTCTCTGTGCTGAATTGCTgcttctggatctggtcctgcaGGTGGGGGTAGCTTCGGGCCGTGCTGCGGAGCTCGCTTCTCGCGGCGAGCTCGGCCGCCGCGGGTCGCTGGAGCCCGTGggcggcgtcgtcgtcgtcgtctaggGTTTACTCTTCCCGGAGCTGCTCGGCCAGATCgtccggtcggcggggctgcattttgtgccgccgccgccgagatGCAGCCGCCGTCGAAGAAGTTCGCTCGCGTCGACACGCTCGAGCTCAAGGCGCGAATCGTCAAGCGGCTGGGCCCCCAGCGGGCGGAGCTCTACTTCCGCAGCCTCAAGAAGTTCCTGAGCTGTCAGCTCGGCAGGGATGAGTTTGAAAAGATCTGTGTTGCTACATTGGGGAAGGAGAACATCAAGCTCCACAATTTCCTCATCCAGTCCATCCTCGGCAACGCGTATATGTCGGATGGGCCGCCACCGAGCATGCAGGCGGCCACCGGAAACTCGCAGACGAGCACGGTGTCCAATGGGACACTCACCAATGGCTTACTGCCGGTGAGGAGAGTGAGGCCCCTGACTAAGAGGTTTGGTGATAAGCCGAGCCCGATTGGGAAGTCTCCTCTTGGTCATCCGGGGGCTGGGGGTGAGTTTGTGTCAGCTGGTAGCAAGGCTTTGCAGGAGGTTATCTCTGTGGAGGATGGCGAGGAGGTCAACCAGGCCCGTGGCAGCCCAGTCTGTGTGCAGAGCCGAAGCCCGATCAGGCCCCCACTGGGAGTTCTAAAGGTTCAGAATTCCGAGCCTTCGACATCTTGCGCTTTAGATGTGTGCTACAATAATGGTGAACTTCCAGATTCTCAGTCGCTGTCCAAGCTACTTGACGATAAGTTGAAGGCTCAAGGTCTCAGTGTGCCCAAAGAGTGTGCTGATGTGTTGAACTCTGGGTTGAATGCATACATGAGTCAGATGCTGAAGGCCTGTCTAGGTGTTGCGAAAGCAAGGGAAGTCAACAGGATGATGCACCAAGCAAATGGACGCACTGCTGCTTCAGTAAATAGTGGGCAGAACAATGGCTTTCCTTTGGAGTCAAGCTGTTGTTACCAAGCCTCTTTGCTTGATCTTTCGACAGCAGTGCTATCAAATGCTCGGTTAGTGCCGTGCGTGGAGATTCGTGAGAAGATTTCTTCCCATCTCCACAACAGATAAGAGAGCAGCTAGTTTCCTCCACATTTTTAGCAAACCTTATGGTGGAGTTGATCAAGTGTAGGCAGTACGTTGTAGTGCCATTGATCCTGCTGTAGAAACTACAGGTAGTTAGGTTGAGGTAAAGTGGAGTTTGACTGTAGGACTGGGTAGTGTACCCATGGCTGGTGAGGATGATACTTCTTAGGATGCAGTACATGATAGTTGAGTTTCATTTATTGTGACTATTCACAGAAATAATTATAATAAAAGATTCTGGAATGTGTCGTGGCTTTTTTTTTCACACCTTATACACCAATGTTACCATGTTGTGCCTGTACAGAGAATCAGGTACTGTGTTTAGAATATGTTGCTGTTGAATAACTTGGATTTGTTGCCTTTTCACTGCTGAGATCTATTTTGTTGTCTGGCCAGATTATTGGTTTGTTTATTTTCTTGATTGCAAAGCATCGTGTGTAAGAACCATGTGCAGGGGCATTCATCTATTTGGTTATTACTGTTGACCATTTAATTAGTGTTGCTTAAGCGCGCCATATAAATTCTTGTTTCTTTTTTCACTGTGATCTATCTGGTACGGCCCAGCTTGACTCGGAaccaacatatagctacaaaATTGTACAGGTAATTCGTTTCTCGGCATCTCAGTATTCTTCCATAGTGATTTGATTTCAATATGGTGTCTTCTGTGCTGTTCTACTATACTGAATATGTATATGCACTCTGATGCAGGCGTCGGGGGTTTATCTGCATTGATCTGATTTGCTACAGGAGGTTTCCATGTTATATCCGCTCCAGCCTGTCTTTTGTCTTCCTTGTATATAGAGGGAACAAAAAATGAGATTGTTGATGAACATGAGCTAGCGCGAGGTCAGAACCAAACGTTACAGATTTACAGAGGACCCGCagaaagatgaagacatgatTCTGCAAGTTCACGGTATCAGACTTAACAGACATTCAGACCTTGCAGAGGTTTCTGGTGAGCATGGAGCGATTCATTGGTCTTTTCTCTTCATTTGCGACCTGTGGATCAATTGGTCTGTCAGACTATCGCTGCGTCAAGGGCAGCCCCTTGTTAGGCAGAGGTGCACGTAAATATTTTTCTTCGAAATTGTCAATAAGTATAATATACGTAGCTGTTACTAAAAAGCCTGGCACGGATTGATGATTTTTAGTTCAACTATAAAACAGTCCAGGACCATAGTAGCCCTAGCCTCTGCCACTCGGCAAGCCCAAGCGCCAATTTTCCTGCTTGCCTAGTCAGCCCGTCGTGACCAACGCTCCCTCTTGGGTTTATTTTCGGTTGTCTTTTAATTCCATAGTTTTAGGTACAAAATGGATATTGGTTTAACTTCGGTTGTCTTTTAAGTTCTTAGCTTTAGGGATCCTAATCCGAACCCCTTCTTATGATGTCACACGTCCTTACGATCTCGATAGGGTTTTCACTACCTCACAGCGGAGGCAAGGTTGGATCTACCGGTAGGGCGAGGTGGGCTCCAGTGGTAGAGCTTCTCACAGGCCaacaggggcatgaccacctctgAACTTTTGTAAACTCCATTAGTGGCAGTCATTTGGCATGATAAAAATCAAAGATTAGCATTGTTCTTTAATGGTTGTCCTCTGGTGGGTTTAGGTCCAAAAGCTCCGCCACTGGTGGGCTCGAGCCCCTCCTACCCACTGCAAGCCCCTTCTTAAGCCCTTACTCCATTTTATTGGGGCCCCCTTTGACTGTAGTAGCTTGTACAAGGTTGAAGTGTCAAGTTTCCCAGGTAGTCAGGTAGGGTGCTGAACAGAATTTGCCTGCAGTCTGCTTGGTTGTTTAGCGTGACTTCTGCGATGATCGTTGTCAGTTTGTCACAGCTTCCAGTTCTGTTTCCGCTTGTGGCGATAGCCTGCGTACAAGGCGCACACCCGAGGCAATTCTATCTCCCTCTTTCCTCAGTGCTATGTATTTGATGTATAAAAATCATAACTTGGCAAAAGCTTTCGTGCTCCATGCTATGTAGGGGACGTGATAGTCTCATTGACCCCATGCATGTTTAAGGGTTGTCACCAAGGGGCCTTGTTGAAGATGAAGTGGATGTAGTTTGTGTACTTTTGCTGCGAATTTACCTTGCCCATATCACTCACACCAAGATGCAGATGTTTAACAGATTACTTTGACATGACAATTTATGAAAGCACGCACATGACACACCCTAGTCCCTGTTCGCTTGGATAAATCTGGGAGAGCGTGAACAGTGAAAACCATCCGTGAACAGTGAAAACCGGCTGGTTTTCAAACCATCCGAACGGCCCCTATCTTTTATGAGAACTTCTGAGAGATTGAGCTAGTAGTTCTTGAAATTGACAAAATCACTATAGATGCATCCTCTGTTGTCAACGGAAACATCAACTATCATTAAAAAAATACAATTGTTAAACGAAAATGCTGCAACCCGAGCGTCCGGCCCTCCAAAAATATCGGATGGACTACAAGTTATCTCAACTACTCACTCTCTACGTTAATTTTCCTATCGACTCATTTTTCAGCCTTCCACCGACATCGTCTCCTGCTCTGCCTCTTCTTCACACTCGCATCCGCTTGCGGCTCGCCCCACTCCATCCCGCCGCCCCTTGCCCCACACCGCGCCCGTCCCTCGCCGCGCCGTGTGCTTCCCCCCACCGCGCGCCCATCCCCTGCCGCCCCCCACTCCATCTCGCTAGTCATGGCCGTGGCGTCACCTGGCCACCACCAACCTGACACCACTAGTAGGAAGTCGTCGCCGGCCTTTACATCGTCTCCAACGGCTAGCCAAAGACACCACGGCAGGAAGGGAAGTCCAGCAGCGGAGGTGTATGCTGGGCCATTGTTCTCAACGTCCTCCTGATCCGAGCTTGCTAGCCATGCAATTCccccaccaggtaggccatggccgccggcgacgcagtgtttcaggtgttttcagacatgttgcaagcctatgtttcaagtgaattgttttagatgtatgtttcaagtgtttcatatggatgttgcaaaagtaggtcgggatgttgcatatgctgcagTGGTTGCACACGTATGCTGCTAGCAtctgttctcaatgtttcatatgttttttcagacgtatgttgcaagtgtatttatcaggatattgcatatgtttcgcatatatgttgcaagtgttatcTTGATGTCGCGTCTGTCTGCAatgattttcaagtgttttcagatgtttttgcaagtgtttcagacgtatgttgcaagtgtttcaacttttTCTGACGTATGTTGAATGTCTTTCATCTagacgttgcaaaagtagatcgggatgttgcacatgttgcgagCAGGAGAGGAAAGCGGGCGAAGGCGGAGCGATCCCACGGCCGAAGGCGGTCCCCACATGTGGGAAGCAAGGCAGGCGAGGGCGGTCCCCACGGAGCGGCACGGGCGAGTAGGCGGGCAGGCAGACGAGCAGGCGAGCGAGCAGCGTAGCAGGCCAGTAGCCGCAGGTGTtcgtccggacgtccgggcgctagtagTTCCCATTGTTAAATCATAGATGAACTCACGAGCACTCGTGCTAAGCCGAAATTTATCTCGAGTGGACGGTTTAGAAACCCAAGTTTGTGCAACgacttatttatatttttaactgatttttttttcttaaaaaaagcaCTTTGTCATGCACACGTTCATATGACATACCCAAACAGGTGCCCATGCGTACtctctcccactctctcccactTAAACGGCACCCAGAGAAGAAAAAAAACGAAACACACCTTCATACTAGTCCTATTTTCACAGTATATACCGTTCATACGCCCCAAGAAAACCAGGGGAAAAGGACATAGAGCTGAGTCCAGACGTCCAGACGTCCTCGAGGGACAGGAGAAGAGATGAGAGAACGGGAACTAAAAGAGGGGGAACAAGAGGCCTAGAGAATGTGTGCACTTTTGGGCTACAAATGTTAGTGTGAGGTCCTCACGAAACTCGTCTTTTCAGGCCCCTCTGCTGCGTCCTGCCACCTCTTTTCTGCGCCTGCCCTGCCTCCCTTCGCTTTCTCCCCACTCATGTTTCTTCTTTCGGTGCGCTGCGGCTCAGCCGGCTGAGGTGGCGAGCGTGCGTGCCGGACAAACCTGTCGGTTCTCCAACAGTCATCTGAATCCTGAGTGCTTCCACAGGGTCAGGATGACTTGTAATAACCAATCCTGGTTTCCGGTTGATGATTAACTAATCGTGCTTATACTAATTGCACTTGGTACTTTGGTTTTATATATCTGCGTCTTTGTTCTTGTTGCAGCAGCAGCATGACTTTGCAAGTCACATTGACCGTGTTTCTTTCTGGTATGTCTTAACATCAACATCTATCATTTTAGTATCTGGTCAACAAAAAAGATTCCACGTTAATTCTCAAGGCTTATAAAATAAAAAACCGACACACGTTGATAAGGTATCCACAATGCTATTATACACATTAATAGTTGTAAGAAGAAATCTAGGCCTTTAATTACGTGGGTCCAACAATTCAGGCTGAGATTAATGGTCCATTTGGAATGCaggaataaaaaaaattaaagaaaCAGGAAAACACAGAAATAGAATGGGTGTGTAGTACGTAGTAAAATAGAGGAAAGAAAGAACACAGAAAATGATTAAGACGTGGTGTTTGGAACACAATAATTCataacacaaaaaaaaaaacatatgaatAATAAATGATTATTACTAGAGCTTAATGATAATGATTATTACTAGAGCTTAATGATAATCTATTAGTTGCATATTTTCTTCATGATCCTTATACACATGGGGCCATTGGTCTATGAACTGCCTCTACCCGTGCTCTTTTCTCTCTCCTTTGTTTTACCCTCCCAAAAACAAGGTCTGGCGCAACTAGGTCCGGATGCAGGTGAGGGTTGATGCGGCTGGGCGGGGTGGTGGCGCAATAGGCACGTCTGGGCGAGGCCGCGAGCGTGGCCGGGTGTTGGCGAGGTATAGAATGGGGAAGAGTGGGATGGCAGCTGCTACTTTCATCCGCTTCTACAAATGCTGCCTCTAGAAATCTATGTGTAGAGACGACTGGATTTAGAGCCGTTCCTAAAAATATATGCATCAtagtaaaattcataacttttcaaatAAAGTCAGATAAAGACAAAATTTATATTAAAGTTATATATCTcgaagagatctacaactttgtagttaacaacttttttcatttgaaataatttaGATCCAACAAATTATGTTTGAAGTTCTCACATTTTGAAATAAATTTTTATCGAATTTTCCAAACAATCTTCGAGaagcaaagttatagatctcaaaaaatataaataaaaaagttgGCAATTTTTTCTTTTGAAATAATATATGGTTCGAAAATTTAGTTTGAAGTTCTCAAATactgaaattcgaatttttttaaacgaccttggatggagaaatgacaaaaaccaaagttgtaggtcTCGAAGAGTTTAACaagtttgtagttgacaactttttcatctGAATTCGTTTAGtgtcccaaatactcattttaaTATTGGCTGAAATGAATACGTGAGGAATAAAATGCATCATGGACACGTGACTTATGGGTGGAATGGTTAGAGCAGATACACACGAGGCTGCAGGCCATACGTTCAAGCCCTATGGCCGCACACATGTGTATTTTCACATGAAAAATCACGTGACTCGATTTATGGAGGCGGCTGTTGCCTCTACAATATTTGAAGAGATGTCTCCTGTTTTGATCAATTTGTAGACGCCTTTACAAATCCTTTAGGCAGTAGTGATTGCTATTAACATGCAAAAATTTGGATGTAAAAAATATACTAATTCTGGCGGGCCATTGCTAGTTTATATATAGTAAATAGTACTAATTTTGTGTCAACTGTTACACGAAACTcctgaacttttttttttctattttcagaaaagaTATTGTTCAATTGTCAGATGTAAATTCTACAAATGCTGCTCTGCCCAATGCAGTATTTATTTGGTACCAGAAAAGGAAATCCATTGCAACTAGTTAGGGCACATTTCAAGAATTTGGAGAGTGCATCATTTGCATTTCCCAAATACTCCTGCAATAcatcacatattcacatgtagtACTAGCACCAGTCCTTATCAACCTTTCTAGGTATGGGGTAGAGTCGCACCCACTCTCGCCCTTACGCAATGATGATGACAGTCATGATGGCACGCTCGCATCGCCTCTTCTTTCAAACCACCNNNNNNNNNNNNNNNNNNNNNNNNNNNNNNNNNNNNNNNNNNNNNNNNNNNNNNNNNNNNNNNNNNNNNNNNNNNNNNNNNNNNNNNNNNNNNNNNNNNNNNNNNNNNNNNNNNNNNNNNNNNNNNNNNNNNNNNNNNNNNNNNNNNNNNNNNNNNNNNNNNNNNNNNNNNNNNNNNNNNNNNNNNNNNNNNNNNNNNNNNNNNNNNNNNNNNNNNNNNNNNNNNNNNNNNNNNNNNNNNNNNNNNNNNNNNNNNNNNNNNNNNNNNNNNNNNNNNNNNNNNNNNNNNNNNNNNNNNNNNNNNNNNNNNNNNNNNNNNNNNNNNNNNNNNNNNNNNNNNNNNNNNNNNNNNNNNNNNNNNNNNNNNNNNNNNNNNNNNNNNNNNNNNNNNNNNNNNNNNNNNNNNNNNNNNNNNNNNNNNNNNNNNNNNNNNNNNNNNNNNNNNNNNNNNNNNNNNNNNNNNNNNNNNNNNNNNNNNNNNNNNNNNNNNNNNNNNNNNNNNNNNNNNNNNNNNNNNNNNNNNNNNNNNNNNNNNNNNNNNNNNNN
The sequence above is drawn from the Miscanthus floridulus cultivar M001 chromosome 15, ASM1932011v1, whole genome shotgun sequence genome and encodes:
- the LOC136508673 gene encoding uncharacterized protein; protein product: MQPPSKKFARVDTLELKARIVKRLGPQRAELYFRSLKKFLSCQLGRDEFEKICVATLGKENIKLHNFLIQSILGNAYMSDGPPPSMQAATGNSQTSTVSNGTLTNGLLPVRRVRPLTKRFGDKPSPIGKSPLGHPGAGGEFVSAGSKALQEVISVEDGEEVNQARGSPVCVQSRSPIRPPLGVLKVQNSEPSTSCALDVCYNNGELPDSQSLSKLLDDKLKAQGLSVPKECADVLNSGLNAYMSQMLKACLGVAKAREVNRMMHQANGRTAASVNSGQNNGFPLESSCCYQASLLDLSTAVLSNARLVPCVEIREKISSHLHNR